A window of the Saccharomyces eubayanus strain FM1318 chromosome II, whole genome shotgun sequence genome harbors these coding sequences:
- the ATO3 gene encoding putative ammonium permease ATO3 — protein sequence MTSIASSPQDLEKGVNTIENIETLPQQGSIAGVSQGLPNIQEIYSDRDFITLGSSTYRRRDLLNALDRDDVSEERCARQAPPHQFANPVPLGLASFSLSALVLSLINANVRGVTDGKWALSLFLFFGGAIELFAGLLCFVIGDTYAMTVFSSFGGFWICYGYGLTDTDNLVSGYTDPAMLNNVIGFFLAGWTVFTFLMLMCTLKSTWGLFLLLTFLDITFLLLCIGTFIDNNNLKMAGGYFGILSSCCGWYSLYCSVVSPSNSYLAFKAHTMPNAP from the coding sequence atgacatcGATTGCTTCCTCACCACAAGATTTAGAAAAGGGTGTAAACACCATCGAGAACATCGAAACGCTGCCCCAGCAGGGCTCCATCGCAGGCGTCTCGCAGGGCCTGCCCAACATCCAAGAAATTTACTCCGATAGGGACTTCATCACACTGGGATCGTCCACGTATAGACGTAGGGACCTTTTGAACGCCCTGGACAGAGATGATGTTTCAGAGGAGCGCTGCGCGAGACAGGCGCCTCCTCATCAGTTTGCCAACCCAGTTCCTCTCGGTCTGGCCTCCTTCTCTCTGTCCGCTTTGGTTTTATCTTTGATCAATGCCAACGTCCGCGGTGTCACCGACGGCAAATGGGCGCTTAGTctgtttttgttctttggtGGTGCCATTGAACTGTTTGCCGGGTTATTGTGTTTTGTCATTGGAGACACGTACGCAATGACAGTGTTCAGTTCTTTCGGCGGGTTCTGGATTTGCTACGGTTACGGACTAACGGACACGGACAACCTGGTAAGCGGCTACACGGATCCCGCGATGCTGAACAACGTCATCGGGTTCTTCCTTGCGGGCTGGACCGTGTTCACCTTTTTGATGCTGATGTGCACTTTGAAAAGTACTTGGGGGTTGTTCTTGCTGCTGACCTTTTTGGACATAACCTTCCTGCTACTGTGTATCGGCACCTTTATCGATAACAACAACCTCAAGATGGCCGGCGGTTATTTCGGCATCTTGAGTAGTTGCTGTGGTTGGTACTCGTTATACTGTTCCGTGGTGAGCCCATCCAACTCGTATCTGGCCTTCAAGGCACACACAATGCCCAACGCTCCTTAA
- the EFT2 gene encoding elongation factor 2, whose protein sequence is MVAFTVDQMRSLMDKVTNVRNMSVIAHVDHGKSTLTDSLVQRAGIISAAKAGEARFTDTRKDEQERGITIKSTAISLYSEMSDEDVKEIKQKTDGNSFLINLIDSPGHVDFSSEVTAALRVTDGALVVVDTIEGVCVQTETVLRQALGERIKPVVVINKVDRALLELQVSKEDLYQTFARTVESVNVIVSTYADEILGDVQVYPAKGTVAFGSGLHGWAFTIRQFATRYAKKFGVDQSKMMERLWGDSFFNPKTKKWTNKDTDADGKPLERAFNMFILDPIFRLFTAIMNFKKEEIPVLLEKLEIILKGDEKDLEGKALLKVVMRKFLPAADALLEMIILHLPSPVTAQAYRAEQLYEGPADDASCIAIKNCDPKADLMLYVSKMVPTSDKGRFYAFGRVFAGTVKSGQKVRIQGPNYVPGKKDDLFIKAIQRVVLMMGRFVEPIDDCPAGNIIGLVGIDQFLLKTGTLTTNETSHNMKVMKFSVSPVVQVAVEVKNANDLPKLVEGLKRLSKSDPCVLTYMSESGEHIVAGTGELHLEICLQDLEQDHAGVPLKISPPVVAYRETVETESSQTALSKSPNKHNRIYLKAEPIEEEVSLAIENGVINPRDDFKARARVMADEFGWDVTDARKIWCFGPDGNGPNLVVDQTKAVQYLHEIKDSVVAAFQWATKEGPIFGEEMRSVRVNILDVTLHADAIHRGGGQIIPTMRRATYAGFLLAEPKIQEPVFLVEIQCPEQAVGGIYSVLNKKRGQVVSEEQRPGTPLFTVKAYLPVNESFGFTGELRQATGGQAFPQMVFDHWATLGSDPLDPTSKAGEIVLAARKRHGMKEEVPGWQEYYDKL, encoded by the coding sequence ATGGTTGCTTTCACTGTTGACCAAATGCGTTCTTTAATGGACAAAGTTACCAATGTGCGTAACATGTCCGTTATTGCTCACGTCGATCATGGTAAGTCCACTTTGACCGATTCCTTGGTCCAAAGAGCCGGTATCATTTCCGCTGCTAAGGCCGGTGAAGCTCGTTTCACCGATACCAGAAAGgatgaacaagaaagaggTATCACTATCAARTCCACTGCCATCTCCTTATACTCTGAAATGTCCGACGAAGATGTCAAGGAAATCAAGCAAAAGACCGACGGTAACTCCTTCTTGATCAACTTGATCGATTCCCCAGGTCACGTCGATTTCTCCTCTGAAGTCACTGCCGCTTTGCGTGTCACCGATGGTGCTTTGGTTGTCGTCGACACCATCGAAGGTGTCTGTGTTCAAACCGAAACCGTTTTGAGACAAGCCTTGGGTGAAAGAATTAAGcctgttgttgttatcaACAAGGTTGACAGAGCTTTGTTGGAATTGCAAGTTTCCAAGGAAGATTTATACCAAACTTTTGCCAGAACTGTTGAATCCGTCAACGTCATCGTCTCCACCTACGCCGATGAAATTTTGGGTGACGTCCAAGTCTACCCAGCCAAGGGTACCGTTGCCTTCGGTTCCGGTTTGCACGGTTGGGCTTTCACCATCCGTCAATTCGCCACCAGATACGCCAAGAAGTTCGGTGTCGATCAATCCAAGATGATGGAAAGATTGTGGGGTGACTCTTTCTTCAACCCAAAGACCAAGAAGTGGACCAACAAGGACACTGATGCCGATGGTAAGCCATTGGAAAGAGCTTTCAACATGTTCATCTTGGACCCAATCTTCAGATTATTCACTGCCATCATGAACttcaagaaggaagaaattcCAGTCTTGCTAGAAAAGTTGGAAATCATCTTGAAGGGTGACGAAAAGGACTTGGAAGGTAAGGCCTTATTGAAGGTTGTTATGAGAAAGTTCTTGCCAGCTGCTGACGCTTTGTTGGAAATGATCATCTTACACTTGCCATCTCCAGTCACTGCTCAAGCTTACAGAGCCGAACAATTATACGAAGGTCCAGCTGACGATGCCAGTTGTATTGCCATCAAGAACTGTGATCCAAAGGCTGACTTGATGTTGTACGTCTCCAAGATGGTGCCAACCTCTGATAAGGGTAGATTCTACGCTTTCGGTAGAGTTTTTGCCGGTACTGTTAAGTCCGGTCAAAAGGTCAGAATCCAAGGTCCAAACTACGTTCCAGGTAAGAAGGACGATTTGTTCATCAAGGCCATCCAAAGAGTTGTTTTGATGATGGGTAGATTCGTCGAACCAATCGATGACTGTCCAGCCGGTAACATTATCGGTTTAGTCGGTATCGAtcaatttttgttgaagacCGGTACTTTGACCACCAACGAAACCTCTCACAACATGAAGGTCATGAAATTCTCCGTCTCTCCAGTTGTGCAAGTCGCTGTCGAAGTTAAGAACGCCAACGACTTGCCAAAATTGGTCGAAGGTTTGAAGAGATTGTCCAAGTCCGATCCATGTGTCTTGACTTACATGTCCGAATCCGGTGAACATATCGTTGCTGGTACCGGTGAATTACATTTGGAAATTTGTTTGCAAGATTTGGAACAAGACCACGCCGGTGTTCCATTGAAGATTTCTCCACCAGTCGTCGCTTACAGAGAAACTGTCGAAACCGAATCTTCCCAAACCGCTTTGTCCAAGTCTCCAAACAAGCATAACAGAATTTACTTGAAGGCTGAACcaatcgaagaagaagtttcTTTGGCTATCGAAAACGGTGTCATCAACCCAAGAGATGATTTCAAGGCCAGAGCTAGAGTCATGGCTGATGAATTCGGCTGGGACGTCACTGACGCCAGAAAGATCTGGTGTTTCGGTCCAGACGGTAACGGTCCAAATTTGGTTGTCGACCAAACTAAGGCTGTCCAATACTTGCACGAAATCAAGGATTCCGTTGTTGCTGCTTTCCAATGGGCTACCAAGGAAGGTCCAATTTTCGGTGAAGAAATGAGATCCGTCAGAGTTAACATCTTGGATGTCACCTTACATGCCGATGCCATCCACAGAGGTGGTGGTCAAATCATCCCAACCATGAGAAGAGCTACCTACGCCGGTTTCTTGTTGGCTGAACCAAAGATTCAAGAACCAGTTTTCTTGGTCGAAATTCAATGTCCAGAACAAGCTGTCGGTGGTATCTACTCCGTCTTAAACAAGAAGAGAGGTCAAGTCGTCTCTGAAGAACAAAGACCAGGTACTCCATTGTTTACCGTCAAGGCTTACTTGCCAGTCAACGAATCTTTCGGTTTCACTGGTGAATTGAGACAAGCCACTGGTGGTCAAGCTTTCCCACAAATGGTCTTCGACCATTGGGCCACTTTGGGTTCCGACCCATTGGACCCAACCTCCAAGGCTGGTGAAATTGTTCTTGCTGCTCGTAAGAGACACGGTATGAAGGAAGAAGTTCCAGGCTGGCAAGAATATTACGACAAATTGTaa
- the MUS81 gene encoding Mus81p, whose amino-acid sequence MELPSNLKDLYVEWLQELVDGVSPKQEQLKIAYDKARRNLQDTEGTFYNPMDLKKVKGIGNTIIKRLDSKLREYCKAQGIPPPELQASTKMATTRPSKRTTTVLRSIENLSENNKDEDNEEGGAKKKRVRKYIPKKRSGGYAILLSLLELKAISRGVSKEQIVELAGKYSEHCMTPNFSTKEFYGAWSSISSLKKHSLVLEEGRPKKYSLTEEGIQLTKSLKIADRISFPKESCETDEHSAIRNETSEFTANLSDLRGENSKEEEINHMNDTSSMLDITFQDLSTPQRPQKGLLKNQRLRTQSDLSPHVSKEVFGNQPISSTLLKRKNKNVRRRYNQVSYELWNNGDFEIFPIIDHREIKSQSDREFFSRAFERKGMKSEIRQLALGDIIWVAKNKNTGLQCVLDTIVERKRLDDLALSIRDNRFMEQKNRLEKSGCNHKYYLIEETMSGNIGNMNEALKTALWLILVYYKFSMIRTCNSDETVEKIHALHTVISHHYSQKDLVVIFPNDLNSQDDYKRILLQFREEFERKGSIECCHNLECFQEMMGKGDLKTVGELTIHVLMLVKGISLEKAVAIQEIFPTLNKILMAYKTCASEEEARLLMFNNLGDAPGAKKITKGLSEKIYDTFGKM is encoded by the coding sequence ATGGAGCTCCCATCAAACTTAAAGGATCTGTATGTTGAGTGGTTACAGGAGCTGGTCGATGGAGTAAGCCCTAAACAAGAACAGCTGAAAATAGCTTATGACAAAGCAAGGAGAAATCTCCAAGATACCGAAGGTACATTTTATAATCCCATGGATCTCAAGAAAGTGAAGGGGATTGGCAATACAATCATTAAGAGATTGGATTCCAAGTTGCGAGAATACTGTAAGGCACAGGGAATCCCTCCTCCGGAGCTGCAGGCCTCGACGAAAATGGCTACTACTAGACCATCTAAGAGAACTACAACAGTCTTACGCAGTATAGAAAATTTGAGCGAAAACAACaaggatgaagataatgaagagGGGGGTgctaagaagaaaagagtcAGAAAATACATACCCAAAAAGAGATCTGGAGGCTACGCTATTCTTCTTTCCCTGCTTGAGCTAAAGGCCATAAGTCGAGGTGTTAGTAAAGAGCAAATCGTCGAGCTTGCGGGAAAGTATAGCGAACACTGCATGACCCCTAACTTTTCTACAAAGGAATTTTATGGCGCTTGGTCATCCATCAGCTCTCTCAAAAAACATTCTTTAGTTCTCGAAGAAGGTAGGCCGAAAAAGTATTCACTCACAGAAGAAGGTATACAATTAACAAAGAGCTTAAAGATAGCAGATAGAATCTCGTTcccaaaagaaagttgTGAGACCGATGAGCATTCTGCAATTAGAAACGAAACCAGCGAATTCACGGCAAATTTGAGTGACCTCCGTGGTGAAAATAGTAAGGAAGAAGAGATCAATCACATGAATGACACCTCATCCATGTTAGACATTACTTTTCAAGATCTAAGCACGCCGCAAAGGCCACAGAAAGGTTTGCTTAAAAACCAAAGGCTGCGTACTCAATCCGATTTATCCCCTCATGTATCAAAAGAGGTCTTCGGTAACCAGCCAATTTCCAGCACTCTGTTGAAAcgtaaaaataaaaatgtcAGGAGAAGATATAATCAAGTGAGTTATGAGTTGTGGAATAACggtgattttgaaattttccCAATTATTGACCATAGAGAAATAAAATCGCAATCTGATCGTGAGTTCTTTTCAAGAGCGTTTGAACGAAAAGGGATGAAGTCGGAGATAAGGCAGCTGGCCTTAGGTGATATTATATGGGTTGCCAAGAATAAGAATACCGGATTGCAATGTGTGCTTGATACGATAGttgaaaggaaaaggctAGACGACTTAGCGCTAAGTATAAGGGATAACAGATTTatggaacaaaaaaataggTTAGAAAAATCTGGTTGCAATCACAAGTATTACcttattgaagaaaccaTGAGTGGAAACATTGGGAACATGAATGAAGCACTGAAAACCGCTCTTTGGCTCATTTTAGTATACTACAAATTTTCCATGATAAGAACTTGCAATTCTGACGAAACTGTGGAAAAAATACATGCATTGCATACTGTCATATCTCATCACTATTCTCAAAAAGATCTCGTGGTGATATTTCCAAACGACCTAAACAGCCAAGATGATTATAAAAGAATTTTGTTACAATTTcgtgaagaatttgaaaggaAGGGTAGCATTGAATGTTGCCACAATCTTGAATGctttcaagaaatgatgGGGAAGGGAGATTTGAAGACTGTCGGTGAGTTGACTATTCATGTTTTGATGCTTGTTAAAGGCATATCTTTAGAGAAAGCGGTAGCcattcaagaaatatttCCTACGCTGAATAAAATTCTGATGGCTTATAAAACATGCGCTTCGGAAGAAGAGGCAAGATTACTAATGTTCAATAACCTAGGAGATGCACCAGGcgcaaagaaaataacTAAAGGCCtttcagaaaaaatatacgACACCTTTGGTAAAATGTAA
- the CIN10 gene encoding Cin10p, with protein MSTGESEDVYSDLYSIFSQVTSNTANDIEQLPYAITFKTSLIFVGATVGGLLFGYDTGVISGVLLSLKPQDLSLTVLTDVQKELIASSTSVGSFFGSMLAFPLADKYGRRITLAICCSIFILAAIGMAAARTLSFLICGRLLVGIAVGVSAQCVPLFLSEISPSKIRGFMLTLNIIAITGGQLISYIIAFLIKDMDHSWRYLFAFSAIPAILFISILDFIPESPRWSISKGDFLYARDSLKMLYPTASTHHLNSKIKQLIIELDKLRIYEDAGEPLLAQAQSLVRYMNTSTSETISPPNVKRVSSATDRNSNAISSSSAFLTALRSPISNGATTPAKKKKHRMEPRTIRALVVGCVLMFFQQATGFNAFMYYAAIIFSRFNMKNPLLPAILIASTNFIFTFFAMYTMDSLGRRAILLRTIWIMTVGLLLCSIGFDHDKVNLLLASVVIYVAAYASAMGSVPWTCVEFLPLNRRSFGASCIACTNWLTNALVSMTYLSAIDAIGNEHTMLIFAFFTVCAWFFVYFWYPEVKGLSLEEVGKVFDDGIDVHYVFRTYH; from the coding sequence atgTCTACAGGTGAAAGTGAAGACGTCTATTCTGATCTGTATTCCATCTTCTCCCAAGTAACGTCCAATACAGCTAATGACATCGAGCAACTCCCATATGCTATAACGTTTAAGACATCTTTAATCTTCGTTGGTGCTACTGTTGGTGGGTTACTGTTCGGCTATGATACAGGCGTTATATCAGGGGTTCTCCTGTCTTTAAAGCCGCAAGATCTTTCTTTGACGGTCTTAACCGACGTTCAAAAAGAGTTAATAGCCTCCAGTACAAGTGTCGGATCATTTTTCGGTTCCATGCTGGCGTTTCCCTTAGCAGACAAGtatggaagaagaatcacACTCGCGATTTGTTGTTCGATCTTCATCTTGGCTGCAATTGGGATGGCTGCTGCAAGAACATTATCGTTCCTTATTTGTGGTAGGCTGCTCGTTGGTATCGCTGTTGGGGTGTCTGCGCAATGCGTCCCTTTATTCTTAAGTGAAATTTCACCTTCCAAAATTAGAGGTTTTATGTTGACTTTGAACATTATTGCCATCACTGGAGGCCAGCTGATATCTTACATAATCGCCTTTCTCATCAAAGACATGGATCATTCATGGAGATATTTGTTCGCATTTTCCGCCATTCCTGccattttgtttatttccATATTGGATTTTATTCCTGAATCACCTCGGTGGTCCATCTCTAAGGGTGATTTTCTCTATGCTAGGGactctttgaaaatgttATATCCGACTGCATCTACACATCATCTTAATAGCAAGATCAAGCAATTGATTATTGAACTGGATAAGCTACGAATATATGAAGATGCGGGTGAGCCCTTACTTGCGCAAGCCCAATCACTTGTTCGGTACATGAATACGTCAACATCAGAAACTATTAGCCCGCCCAATGTCAAGAGAGTTTCCTCGGCTACTGATAGAAACAGTAACGCAATTTCTTCCTCATCAGCGTTTTTAACAGCATTACGAAGTCCAATTTCAAACGGTGCTACAACACctgctaaaaaaaaaaaacatagGATGGAACCACGCACAATAAGAGCCCTGGTTGTAGGTTGTGTATTGATGTTTTTCCAACAGGCCACTGGTTTCAACGCTTTCATGTATTACGCGGCAATAATATTTTCTAGATTTAATATGAAAAACCCTCTATTACCTGCAATTCTAATTGCTTCGACTAACTTCATATTCACCTTTTTTGCAATGTACACTATGGACTCCTTGGGCAGAAGAGCTATTTTATTGAGGACTATCTGGATCATGACTGTTGGGTTACTTCTTTGCAGTATTGGCTTCGATCACGATAAAGTTAATTTGCTATTGGCTTCGGTCGTAATTTACGTTGCGGCATATGCTTCCGCAATGGGTAGTGTACCATGGACTTGTGTGGAGTTCCTTCCCTTAAATAGGAGATCTTTTGGTGCCTCTTGTATAGCGTGCACAAATTGGCTGACCAACGCGCTAGTTTCGATGACATATCTGAGCGCTATTGACGCAATTGGTAATGAACATACTATGCTAatctttgcatttttcaCGGTTTGTGCTTGGTTTTTTGTCTACTTTTGGTATCCGGAAGTCAAAGGTTTGTCATTAGAAGAGGTTGGGAAGGTCTTTGATGACGGAATTGACGTGCATTATGTTTTTCGTACTTACCATTAA
- the RVS167 gene encoding amphiphysin, producing the protein MSFKGFTKAVTRAPQSFRQKFKMGEQTEDPVYEDAERRFQELEQETKKLSEESKRYSSAVNGMLTHQIGFAKSMEEIFKPISGKMSDPNATIPEDNPEGIEASEQYRAMVAELQETLKPDLALVEEKIVTPCQELLKIITYIRKMATKRNHKKLDLDRHLNTYSKQEKKKEPTPKDEERLYKAQAQVEVAQQEYDYYNELLKTQLPILFSLEAEFVKPLFVSFYFMQLNIFYTLYNNLQDMKIPYFDLNSDIVESFIAKRGNVEEQTDSLTITHFKIGYSKAKLEMTKRKYGVGATEDSPVSGASSGTGYGAGYGTATPTSPTPTGYGYGAAAPGYGAQPVAQYGAAAVAGAVAGAVPSYGAAQSPPLTGMGFQQPQQQQQGPPPAYSNPLTPPVGGATAAAVPALETVTALYDYQAQAAGDLTFPAGAVIEIVQRTPDANEWWTGRYNGQQGVFPGNYVQLNKN; encoded by the coding sequence ATGAGTTTCAAAGGGTTTACCAAAGCCGTCACTAGGGCTCCTCAGTCCTTCCGTCAAAAGTTCAAGATGGGTGAGCAGACTGAGGATCCTGTGTATGAAGATGCAGAACGTCGTTTCCAAGAACTGGaacaagaaactaaaaaattGAGTGAGGAGTCGAAGAGGTATTCGTCTGCAGTGAACGGGATGCTAACGCATCAAATTGGATTTGCTAAGTCCATGGAggaaattttcaaacctATCAGTGGTAAAATGAGTGATCCCAACGCGACTATACCAGAAGACAATCCAGAGGGTATTGAAGCTAGTGAGCAATATAGGGCCATGGTTGCTGAATTACAAGAAACATTGAAGCCGGACTTGGCGTTGgtggaagaaaagatcGTTACGCCATGCCAGgaattgttgaaaattattACTTATATTCGTAAAATGGCCACCAAGAGAAACCACAAAAAACTAGATTTGGATAGGCATCTGAACACCTATAGCAAGcaggagaagaagaaggaaccAACTCCCAAGGACGAAGAAAGGTTGTATAAAGCACAAGCCCAGGTGGAAGTTGCTCAACAAGAATATGATTACTATAACGAGTTGCTAAAGACTCAATTGCCAATCTTGTTTAGTTTGGAAGCCGAGTTCGTGAAACCGCTATTTGTTTCGTTCTATTTCATGCAATTGAATATCTTTTACACTTTGTACAACAATCTTCAAGACATGAAAATTCCATATTTCGATCTAAACAGTGATATCGTGGAGTCTTTTATCGCCAAGAGAGGTAACGTGGAGGAGCAAACAGATTCGCTAACCATTACCCATTTCAAGATTGGTTACTCTAAAGCGAAACTGGAAAtgaccaaaagaaagtacGGTGTAGGAGCCACTGAGGACTCGCCAGTAAGCGGCGCTTCCAGTGGAACCGGATACGGTGCCGGATATGGTACAGCCACACCAACATCGCCAACCCCCACGGGATACGGATATGGCGCTGCAGCACCAGGTTATGGAGCCCAACCAGTCGCACAGTACGGTGCCGCTGCCGTTGCAGGCGCCGTTGCAGGCGCCGTCCCATCTTATGGTGCTGCACAATCGCCACCGCTCACCGGAATGGGATTCCAACAAccacaacagcagcaacaggGTCCACCACCTGCCTATTCCAACCCTCTAACGCCACCTGTAGGCGGTGCAACAGCCGCAGCTGTCCCCGCCTTAGAAACCGTCACCGCGCTATACGATTACCAAGCGCAAGCCGCAGGTGACCTGACTTTCCCGGCCGGTGCAGTTATAGAGATTGTCCAGCGTACTCCAGACGCAAACGAATGGTGGACAGGAAGATACAATGGCCAGCAAGGTGTGTTCCCCGGAAACTACGTCCAACTCAATAAAAACTAG
- the SAC7 gene encoding GTPase-activating protein SAC7, producing MPNSALKQGPKNENASPSKGHVPSFWKQFINNPKSMSSESISVPRSPTSLSRSAQPTTLKRPPLSSRPYSYNTPTKDRKSFSKSAKQNSSSNNTNAGTSPHAEFKNYRDMFLSNRNGFTGRVFGVTLAESLSVASAEVIVQSELVSFGRIPIVVAKCGAYLKANGLETSGIFRIAGNGKRVKALQYIFSSPPDYGTKFNDWETYTVHDVASLLRRYLNNLAEPLIPLALYEQFRDPLRAKPRILRHMLTHEVSHPNANKLNNATAKSSRQNYNDEGANDGDIEKDEIKDDEEKRRRKIRHKRRLTRDIRAAIKEYEELFVTLSNDTKQLTIYLLDLLSLFARQSQLNLMSGRNLAAIFQPSILSHPQHDMDPKEYELSRLVVEFLIEYSYKLLPHLLKLAKKEQQERLSNEKKDIDANKQKSDPIPIPKITSSDVPPIAPSNPYPPTIDNSNKFNHPTLSPISTSIPENSSDVQTSKMLKPPKQRRPHSKSFGSTPVPPDVIASNKRRTSLFPWLHKPGILSDTGDNGDLTGTEAEGDDYEDENIDPYSQSPSSMQSGSLPKQHHLPIPQMNRSLSGNSTSSSFNTRPISMILTGANNNSADHLELLDNAHSNNGERNHASPLTEDDDEERNSRSRKRESWFQRLTSRSGSANRAQ from the coding sequence ATGCCAAATAGTGCTCTGAAACAAGGcccaaaaaatgaaaatgctTCTCCCTCTAAAGGTCACGTCCCAAGTTTTTGGAAACAGTTCATAAACAACCCCAAAAGTATGTCATCAGAGAGTATCAGTGTCCCCAGGTCACCAACTTCACTTTCCAGAAGTGCCCAACCAACGACTTTAAAGAGGCCTCCGCTGTCTTCGAGACCATACTCATATAATACTCCAACGAAAGATAGGAAATCCTTCTCCAAATCCGCAAAACAGAACAGtagcagcaacaacacTAATGCGGGGACATCGCCCCACGCAGAGTTTAAAAATTATAGAGATATGTTTTTATCTAATAGAAATGGCTTCACTGGCAGGGTTTTTGGTGTCACTTTAGCTGAATCGTTAAGTGTTGCCAGTGCGGAAGTCATTGTTCAAAGCGAACTAGTTAGTTTCGGTAGGATACCTATCGTGGTGGCTAAGTGCGGTGCTTACTTGAAAGCAAATGGTTTAGAGACCTCAGGTATATTTCGTATCGCAGGCAATGGCAAAAGAGTAAAAGCACTCcagtatattttttcttcccccCCTGATTACGGTACCAAATTTAACGATTGGGAAACATATACAGTGCACGACGTTGCATCGCTCCTGAGAAGATACCTCAACAATCTAGCGGAACCATTAATACCCCTAGCGCTATATGAGCAATTCAGAGATCCGCTAAGAGCTAAACCGAGAATCCTAAGACATATGCTGACCCATGAAGTTTCTCATCCCAATGCCAATAAACTGAATAACGCGACAGCGAAATCCAGCAGACAAAATTATAATGATGAAGGCGCTAATGATggtgatattgaaaaggacgaaatcaaagatgacgaagaaaaaagaagaagaaaaatacgtCACAAGAGGAGACTCACACGTGATATCAGAGCAGCTATAAAGGAATACGAAGAACTATTTGTTACATTATCCAACGACACAAAACAGCTGACGATATACCTGTTAGATCTCTTAAGTCTTTTCGCCAGACAATCACAACTAAATCTGATGTCTGGAAGAAACCTAGCCGCCATTTTCCAACCTTCAATATTATCACATCCTCAACATGATATGGACCCCAAAGAATATGAACTTTCTCGACTGGTAGTGGAATTCTTAATCGAATATTCCTATAAGTTGTTACCTCATCTTCTGAAGTTAGCTAAAAAGGAGCAGCAAGAAAGGCTAtcgaatgaaaaaaaagatatcgacgcaaataaacaaaaatctGATCCTATACCAATACCGAAGATCACCTCATCAGATGTTCCACCAATAGCCCCTTCAAACCCATATCCGCCAACAATTGACAACAGTAATAAATTCAATCATCCAACATTATCACCAATATCTACTTCAATTCCAGAAAACTCATCAGACGTACAGACTTCTAAAATGTTGAAACCTCCGAAGCAAAGACGACCTCACTCGAAGTCTTTTGGTTCTACTCCTGTGCCTCCAGATGTGATTGCTAGTAATAAAAGGCGGACAAGCCTATTCCCATGGTTACACAAACCCGGTATCCTGAGTGACACTGGTGACAATGGCGATTTGACCGGTACTGAAGCTGAAGGCGATGACtatgaagacgaaaataTTGATCCATACAGTCAATCTCCATCAAGTATGCAGTCGGGCTCTTTACCAAAGCAACATCATTTACCAATTCCGCAGATGAACAGATCGTTGAGTGGGAACAGTACCTCGTCGTCATTCAACACTAGGCCAATCTCGATGATATTGACTGGTGCCAATAATAATTCAGCGGATCATTTAGAATTACTAGACAATGCTCACAGCAATAATGGGGAGCGAAATCATGCTTCTCCACTAActgaagacgatgatgagGAAAGGAATTCAAGATCACGGAAGAGGGAATCCTGGTTTCAGAGATTAACGAGCCGATCAGGCTCAGCAAACAGAGCTCAATAA